One window of Oncorhynchus keta strain PuntledgeMale-10-30-2019 unplaced genomic scaffold, Oket_V2 Un_contig_3666_pilon_pilon, whole genome shotgun sequence genomic DNA carries:
- the LOC127924102 gene encoding loricrin-like isoform X3 yields the protein MVSGRGPAMMSSGSPAMVSGGGSATAPSGGATAPSGGGTVPSGGGTAPSGGGTAPSGGGTAPSGGGTAPSGGGTAPSGGGTAPSGGGTAPSGGGTAPSGGGTAPSGGGTAPSGGGTAPSGGGTAPSGGGTAPSGGGTAPSGGGTAPSGGGTAPSGGGTAPSGGGTAPSGGGTAPSGGGTAPSGGGTAPSGGGTAPSGGGTAPSGGGTAPSGGGTAPSAGGTAPSAGGTAPSAGGTAPSAGGPAPSAGGPAPSAGGTAPSAGGPAPSAGGTAPSGGGTAPSAGGTAPSAGGTAPSAGGTAPSAGGVTMVSGGGPALMSSGGVAMVSGGGPALMSSGGVAMVSGGGPALMSSGGVAMVSGGGPALMSSGGAAMVSGGGTAMEEGTATVSSGGGTVSGGGSMMMSSGGGMTASGSSLSSTSVLTSSTMEGKHRDIITRPAPPWKVNIEI from the exons ATGGTGTCCGGCAGGGGACCAGCCATGATGTCATCAGGAAGCCCCGCAATGGTGTCTGGCGGCGGATCAGCCACGGCGCCATCAGGAGGAgc CACGGCGCCATCAGGAGGAGGCACGGT GCCATCAGGAGGAGGCACGGCGCCATCAGGAGGAGGCACGGCGCCATCAGGAGGAGGCACGGCGCCATCAGGAGGAGGCACGGCCCCATCAGGAGGAGGCACGGCCCCATCAGGAGGAGGCACGGCGCCATCAGGAGGAGGCACGGCGCCATCAGGAGGAG GCACGGCCCCATCAGGAGGAGGCACGGCCCCATCAGGAGGAGGCACGGCCCCATCAGGAGGAGGCACGGCGCCATCAGGAGGAG GCACGGCCCCATCAGGAGGAGGCACGGCCCCATCAGGAGGAGGCACGGCCCCATCAGGAGGAGGCACGGCCCCATCAGGAGGAGGCACGGCCCCATCAGGAGGAGGCACGGCCCCATCAGGAGGAGGCACGGCCCCATCAGGAGGAG GCACGGCGCCATCAGGAGGAGGCACGGCCCCATCAGGAGGAGGCACGGCCCCATCAGGAGGAGGCACGGCCCCATCAGGAGGAGGCACGGCCCCATCAGGAGGAGGCACGGCGCCATCAGGAGGAGGCACGGCGCCATCAGCAGGAGGCACGGCCCCATCAGCAGGAGGCACGGCGCCATCAGCAGGCGGCACGGCCCCATCAGCAGGAGGCCCGGCGCCATCAGCAGGAGGCCCGGCGCCATCAGCAGGAGGCACGGCGCCATCAGCAGGAGGCCCGGCGCCATCAGCAGGAGGCACGGCGCCATCAGGAGGAGGCACGGCGCCATCAGCAGGAGGCACGGCGCCATCAGCAGGAGGCACGGCCCCATCAGCAGGAGGCACGGCGCCATCAGCAGGAGGCGTCACAATGGTGTCCGGTGGGGGACCAGCTCTGATGTCATCAGGAGGCGTCGCAATGGTGTCCGGTGGGGGACCAGCTCTGATGTCATCAGGAGGCGTCGCAATGGTGTCCGGTGGGGGACCAGCTCTGATGTCATCAGGAGGCGTCGCGATGGTGTCCGGTGGGGGACCAGCTCTGATGTCATCAGGAGGTGCTGCGATGGTGTCAGGCGGGGGAACAGCCATGGAGGAAGGTACAGCCACGGTGTCATCGGGAGGTGGCACTGTGTCCGGCGGAGGTTCCATGATGATGTCATCGGGCGGGGGCATGACCGCGTCCGGTAGCAGCTTGTCTTCCACCAGCGTGTTGACCAGCTCCACCATGGAAGGTAAACATAGAGATATAATAACTAGACCAGCTCCACCATGGAAGGTAAACATAGAGATATAA
- the LOC127924102 gene encoding loricrin-like isoform X6, which produces MVSGRGPAMMSSGSPAMVSGGGSATAPSGGATAPSGGGTVPSGGGTAPSGGGTAPSGGGTAPSGGGTAPSGGGTAPSGGGTAPSGGGTAPSGGGTAPSGGGTAPSGGGTAPSGGGTAPSGGGTAPSGGGTAPSGGGTAPSGGGTAPSGGGTAPSGGGTAPSGGGTAPSGGGTAPSGGGTAPSGGGTAPSGGGTAPSGGGTAPSGGGTAPSAGGTAPSAGGTAPSAGGTAPSAGGPAPSAGGPAPSAGGTAPSAGGPAPSAGGTAPSGGGTAPSAGGTAPSAGGTAPSAGGTAPSAGGVTMVSGGGPALMSSGGVAMVSGGGPALMSSGGVAMVSGGGPALMSSGGVAMVSGGGPALMSSGGAAMVSGGGTAMEEGTATVSSGGGTVSGGGSMMMSSGGGMTASGSSLSSTSVLTSSTMEGKHRDIITRPAPPWKVNIEI; this is translated from the exons ATGGTGTCCGGCAGGGGACCAGCCATGATGTCATCAGGAAGCCCCGCAATGGTGTCTGGCGGCGGATCAGCCACGGCGCCATCAGGAGGAgc CACGGCGCCATCAGGAGGAGGCACGGT GCCATCAGGAGGAGGCACGGCGCCATCAGGAGGAGGCACGGCGCCATCAGGAGGAGGCACGGCGCCATCAGGAGGAGGCACGGCCCCATCAGGAGGAGGCACGGCCCCATCAGGAGGAGGCACGGCGCCATCAGGAGGAGGCACGGCGCCATCAGGAGGAG GCACGGCCCCATCAGGAGGAGGCACGGCGCCATCAGGAGGAG GCACGGCCCCATCAGGAGGAGGCACGGCCCCATCAGGAGGAGGCACGGCCCCATCAGGAGGAGGCACGGCCCCATCAGGAGGAGGCACGGCCCCATCAGGAGGAGGCACGGCCCCATCAGGAGGAGGCACGGCCCCATCAGGAGGAGGCACGGCCCCATCAGGAGGAG GCACGGCGCCATCAGGAGGAGGCACGGCCCCATCAGGAGGAGGCACGGCCCCATCAGGAGGAGGCACGGCCCCATCAGGAGGAGGCACGGCCCCATCAGGAGGAGGCACGGCGCCATCAGGAGGAGGCACGGCGCCATCAGCAGGAGGCACGGCCCCATCAGCAGGAGGCACGGCGCCATCAGCAGGCGGCACGGCCCCATCAGCAGGAGGCCCGGCGCCATCAGCAGGAGGCCCGGCGCCATCAGCAGGAGGCACGGCGCCATCAGCAGGAGGCCCGGCGCCATCAGCAGGAGGCACGGCGCCATCAGGAGGAGGCACGGCGCCATCAGCAGGAGGCACGGCGCCATCAGCAGGAGGCACGGCCCCATCAGCAGGAGGCACGGCGCCATCAGCAGGAGGCGTCACAATGGTGTCCGGTGGGGGACCAGCTCTGATGTCATCAGGAGGCGTCGCAATGGTGTCCGGTGGGGGACCAGCTCTGATGTCATCAGGAGGCGTCGCAATGGTGTCCGGTGGGGGACCAGCTCTGATGTCATCAGGAGGCGTCGCGATGGTGTCCGGTGGGGGACCAGCTCTGATGTCATCAGGAGGTGCTGCGATGGTGTCAGGCGGGGGAACAGCCATGGAGGAAGGTACAGCCACGGTGTCATCGGGAGGTGGCACTGTGTCCGGCGGAGGTTCCATGATGATGTCATCGGGCGGGGGCATGACCGCGTCCGGTAGCAGCTTGTCTTCCACCAGCGTGTTGACCAGCTCCACCATGGAAGGTAAACATAGAGATATAATAACTAGACCAGCTCCACCATGGAAGGTAAACATAGAGATATAA
- the LOC127924102 gene encoding loricrin-like isoform X10 → MVSGRGPAMMSSGSPAMVSGGGSATAPSGGATAPSGGGTVPSGGGTAPSGGGTAPSGGGTAPSGGGTAPSGGGTAPSGGGTAPSGGGTAPSGGGTAPSGGGTAPSGGGTAPSGGGTAPSGGGTAPSGGGTAPSGGGTAPSGGGTAPSGGGTAPSGGGTAPSGGGTAPSGGGTAPSGGGTAPSGGGTAPSGGGTAPSGGGTAPSGGGTAPSGGGTAPSGGGTAPSAGGTAPSAGGTAPSAGGTAPSAGGPAPSAGGPAPSAGGTAPSAGGPAPSAGGTAPSGGGTAPSAGGTAPSAGGVTMVSGGGPALMSSGGVAMVSGGGPALMSSGGVAMVSGGGPALMSSGGVAMVSGGGPALMSSGGAAMVSGGGTAMEEGTATVSSGGGTVSGGGSMMMSSGGGMTASGSSLSSTSVLTSSTMEGKHRDIITRPAPPWKVNIEI, encoded by the exons ATGGTGTCCGGCAGGGGACCAGCCATGATGTCATCAGGAAGCCCCGCAATGGTGTCTGGCGGCGGATCAGCCACGGCGCCATCAGGAGGAgc CACGGCGCCATCAGGAGGAGGCACGGT GCCATCAGGAGGAGGCACGGCGCCATCAGGAGGAGGCACGGCGCCATCAGGAGGAGGCACGGCGCCATCAGGAGGAGGCACGGCCCCATCAGGAGGAGGCACGGCCCCATCAGGAGGAGGCACGGCGCCATCAGGAGGAGGCACGGCGCCATCAGGAGGAG GCACGGCCCCATCAGGAGGAGGCACGGCCCCATCAGGAGGAGGCACGGCCCCATCAGGAGGAGGCACGGCGCCATCAGGAGGAG GCACGGCCCCATCAGGAGGAGGCACGGCCCCATCAGGAGGAGGCACGGCCCCATCAGGAGGAGGCACGGCCCCATCAGGAGGAGGCACGGCCCCATCAGGAGGAGGCACGGCCCCATCAGGAGGAGGCACGGCCCCATCAGGAGGAGGCACGGCCCCATCAGGAGGAG GCACGGCGCCATCAGGAGGAGGCACGGCCCCATCAGGAGGAGGCACGGCCCCATCAGGAGGAGGCACGGCCCCATCAGGAGGAGGCACGGCCCCATCAGGAGGAGGCACGGCGCCATCAGGAGGAGGCACGGCGCCATCAGCAGGAGGCACGGCCCCATCAGCAGGAGGCACGGCGCCATCAGCAGGCGGCACGGCCCCATCAGCAGGAGGCCCGGCGCCATCAGCAGGAGGCCCGGCGCCATCAGCAGGAGGCACGGCGCCATCAGCAGGAGGCCCGGCGCCATCAGCAGGAGGCACGGCGCCATCAGGAGGAGGCACGGCGCCATCAGCAGGAGGCACGGCGCCATCAGCAGGAG GCGTCACAATGGTGTCCGGTGGGGGACCAGCTCTGATGTCATCAGGAGGCGTCGCAATGGTGTCCGGTGGGGGACCAGCTCTGATGTCATCAGGAGGCGTCGCAATGGTGTCCGGTGGGGGACCAGCTCTGATGTCATCAGGAGGCGTCGCGATGGTGTCCGGTGGGGGACCAGCTCTGATGTCATCAGGAGGTGCTGCGATGGTGTCAGGCGGGGGAACAGCCATGGAGGAAGGTACAGCCACGGTGTCATCGGGAGGTGGCACTGTGTCCGGCGGAGGTTCCATGATGATGTCATCGGGCGGGGGCATGACCGCGTCCGGTAGCAGCTTGTCTTCCACCAGCGTGTTGACCAGCTCCACCATGGAAGGTAAACATAGAGATATAATAACTAGACCAGCTCCACCATGGAAGGTAAACATAGAGATATAA
- the LOC127924102 gene encoding loricrin-like isoform X7 produces the protein MVSGRGPAMMSSGSPAMVSGGGSATAPSGGATAPSGGGTVPSGGGTAPSGGGTAPSGGGTAPSGGGTAPSGGGTAPSGGGTAPSGGGTAPSGGGTAPSGGGTAPSGGGTAPSGGGTAPSGGGTAPSGGGTAPSGGGTAPSGGGTAPSGGGTAPSGGGTAPSGGGTAPSGGGTAPSGGGTAPSGGGTAPSGGGTAPSGGGTAPSGGGTAPSAGGTAPSAGGTAPSAGGTAPSAGGPAPSAGGPAPSAGGTAPSAGGPAPSAGGTAPSGGGTAPSAGGTAPSAGGTAPSAGGTAPSAGGVTMVSGGGPALMSSGGVAMVSGGGPALMSSGGVAMVSGGGPALMSSGGVAMVSGGGPALMSSGGAAMVSGGGTAMEEGTATVSSGGGTVSGGGSMMMSSGGGMTASGSSLSSTSVLTSSTMEGKHRDIITRPAPPWKVNIEI, from the exons ATGGTGTCCGGCAGGGGACCAGCCATGATGTCATCAGGAAGCCCCGCAATGGTGTCTGGCGGCGGATCAGCCACGGCGCCATCAGGAGGAgc CACGGCGCCATCAGGAGGAGGCACGGT GCCATCAGGAGGAGGCACGGCGCCATCAGGAGGAGGCACGGCGCCATCAGGAGGAGGCACGGCGCCATCAGGAGGAGGCACGGCCCCATCAGGAGGAGGCACGGCCCCATCAGGAGGAGGCACGGCGCCATCAGGAGGAGGCACGGCGCCATCAGGAGGAG GCACGGCCCCATCAGGAGGAGGCACGGCCCCATCAGGAGGAGGCACGGCCCCATCAGGAGGAGGCACGGCGCCATCAGGAGGAG GCACGGCCCCATCAGGAGGAGGCACGGCCCCATCAGGAGGAGGCACGGCCCCATCAGGAGGAGGCACGGCCCCATCAGGAGGAGGCACGGCCCCATCAGGAGGAGGCACGGCCCCATCAGGAGGAGGCACGGCCCCATCAGGAGGAGGCACGGCCCCATCAGGAGGAG GCACGGCCCCATCAGGAGGAGGCACGGCCCCATCAGGAGGAGGCACGGCCCCATCAGGAGGAGGCACGGCGCCATCAGGAGGAGGCACGGCGCCATCAGCAGGAGGCACGGCCCCATCAGCAGGAGGCACGGCGCCATCAGCAGGCGGCACGGCCCCATCAGCAGGAGGCCCGGCGCCATCAGCAGGAGGCCCGGCGCCATCAGCAGGAGGCACGGCGCCATCAGCAGGAGGCCCGGCGCCATCAGCAGGAGGCACGGCGCCATCAGGAGGAGGCACGGCGCCATCAGCAGGAGGCACGGCGCCATCAGCAGGAGGCACGGCCCCATCAGCAGGAGGCACGGCGCCATCAGCAGGAGGCGTCACAATGGTGTCCGGTGGGGGACCAGCTCTGATGTCATCAGGAGGCGTCGCAATGGTGTCCGGTGGGGGACCAGCTCTGATGTCATCAGGAGGCGTCGCAATGGTGTCCGGTGGGGGACCAGCTCTGATGTCATCAGGAGGCGTCGCGATGGTGTCCGGTGGGGGACCAGCTCTGATGTCATCAGGAGGTGCTGCGATGGTGTCAGGCGGGGGAACAGCCATGGAGGAAGGTACAGCCACGGTGTCATCGGGAGGTGGCACTGTGTCCGGCGGAGGTTCCATGATGATGTCATCGGGCGGGGGCATGACCGCGTCCGGTAGCAGCTTGTCTTCCACCAGCGTGTTGACCAGCTCCACCATGGAAGGTAAACATAGAGATATAATAACTAGACCAGCTCCACCATGGAAGGTAAACATAGAGATATAA
- the LOC127924102 gene encoding loricrin-like isoform X16 — protein MVSGRGPAMMSSGSPAMVSGGGSATAPSGGATAPSGGGTVPSGGGTAPSGGGTAPSGGGTAPSGGGTAPSGGGTAPSGGGTAPSGGGTAPSGGGTAPSGGGTAPSGGGTAPSGGGTAPSGGGTAPSGGGTAPSGGGTAPSGGGTAPSGGGTAPSGGGTAPSGGGTAPSGGGTAPSGGGTAPSGGGTAPSGGGTAPSGGGTAPSGGGTAPSGGGTAPSGGGTAPSAGGTAPSAGGTAPSAGGTAPSAGGPAPSAGGPAPSAGGTAPSAGGTAPSAGGVTMVSGGGPALMSSGGVAMVSGGGPALMSSGGVAMVSGGGPALMSSGGVAMVSGGGPALMSSGGAAMVSGGGTAMEEGTATVSSGGGTVSGGGSMMMSSGGGMTASGSSLSSTSVLTSSTMEGKHRDIITRPAPPWKVNIEI, from the exons ATGGTGTCCGGCAGGGGACCAGCCATGATGTCATCAGGAAGCCCCGCAATGGTGTCTGGCGGCGGATCAGCCACGGCGCCATCAGGAGGAgc CACGGCGCCATCAGGAGGAGGCACGGT GCCATCAGGAGGAGGCACGGCGCCATCAGGAGGAGGCACGGCGCCATCAGGAGGAGGCACGGCGCCATCAGGAGGAGGCACGGCCCCATCAGGAGGAGGCACGGCCCCATCAGGAGGAGGCACGGCGCCATCAGGAGGAGGCACGGCGCCATCAGGAGGAG GCACGGCCCCATCAGGAGGAGGCACGGCCCCATCAGGAGGAGGCACGGCCCCATCAGGAGGAGGCACGGCGCCATCAGGAGGAG GCACGGCCCCATCAGGAGGAGGCACGGCCCCATCAGGAGGAGGCACGGCCCCATCAGGAGGAGGCACGGCCCCATCAGGAGGAGGCACGGCCCCATCAGGAGGAGGCACGGCCCCATCAGGAGGAGGCACGGCCCCATCAGGAGGAGGCACGGCCCCATCAGGAGGAG GCACGGCGCCATCAGGAGGAGGCACGGCCCCATCAGGAGGAGGCACGGCCCCATCAGGAGGAGGCACGGCCCCATCAGGAGGAGGCACGGCCCCATCAGGAGGAGGCACGGCGCCATCAGGAGGAGGCACGGCGCCATCAGCAGGAGGCACGGCCCCATCAGCAGGAGGCACGGCGCCATCAGCAGGCGGCACGGCCCCATCAGCAGGAGGCCCGGCGCCATCAGCAGGAGGCCCGGCGCCATCAGCAGGAGGCACGGCGCCATCAGCAGGAG GCACGGCGCCATCAGCAGGAGGCGTCACAATGGTGTCCGGTGGGGGACCAGCTCTGATGTCATCAGGAGGCGTCGCAATGGTGTCCGGTGGGGGACCAGCTCTGATGTCATCAGGAGGCGTCGCAATGGTGTCCGGTGGGGGACCAGCTCTGATGTCATCAGGAGGCGTCGCGATGGTGTCCGGTGGGGGACCAGCTCTGATGTCATCAGGAGGTGCTGCGATGGTGTCAGGCGGGGGAACAGCCATGGAGGAAGGTACAGCCACGGTGTCATCGGGAGGTGGCACTGTGTCCGGCGGAGGTTCCATGATGATGTCATCGGGCGGGGGCATGACCGCGTCCGGTAGCAGCTTGTCTTCCACCAGCGTGTTGACCAGCTCCACCATGGAAGGTAAACATAGAGATATAATAACTAGACCAGCTCCACCATGGAAGGTAAACATAGAGATATAA
- the LOC127924102 gene encoding loricrin-like isoform X9 → MVSGRGPAMMSSGSPAMVSGGGSATAPSGGATAPSGGGTVPSGGGTAPSGGGTAPSGGGTAPSGGGTAPSGGGTAPSGGGTAPSGGGTAPSGGGTAPSGGGTAPSGGGTAPSGGGTAPSGGGTAPSGGGTAPSGGGTAPSGGGTAPSGGGTAPSGGGTAPSGGGTAPSGGGTAPSGGGTAPSGGGTAPSGGGTAPSGGGTAPSGGGTAPSAGGTAPSAGGTAPSAGGTAPSAGGPAPSAGGPAPSAGGTAPSAGGPAPSAGGTAPSGGGTAPSAGGTAPSAGGTAPSAGGTAPSAGGVTMVSGGGPALMSSGGVAMVSGGGPALMSSGGVAMVSGGGPALMSSGGVAMVSGGGPALMSSGGAAMVSGGGTAMEEGTATVSSGGGTVSGGGSMMMSSGGGMTASGSSLSSTSVLTSSTMEGKHRDIITRPAPPWKVNIEI, encoded by the exons ATGGTGTCCGGCAGGGGACCAGCCATGATGTCATCAGGAAGCCCCGCAATGGTGTCTGGCGGCGGATCAGCCACGGCGCCATCAGGAGGAgc CACGGCGCCATCAGGAGGAGGCACGGT GCCATCAGGAGGAGGCACGGCGCCATCAGGAGGAGGCACGGCGCCATCAGGAGGAG GCACGGCCCCATCAGGAGGAGGCACGGCGCCATCAGGAGGAGGCACGGCGCCATCAGGAGGAG GCACGGCCCCATCAGGAGGAGGCACGGCCCCATCAGGAGGAGGCACGGCCCCATCAGGAGGAGGCACGGCGCCATCAGGAGGAG GCACGGCCCCATCAGGAGGAGGCACGGCCCCATCAGGAGGAGGCACGGCCCCATCAGGAGGAGGCACGGCCCCATCAGGAGGAGGCACGGCCCCATCAGGAGGAGGCACGGCCCCATCAGGAGGAGGCACGGCCCCATCAGGAGGAGGCACGGCCCCATCAGGAGGAG GCACGGCGCCATCAGGAGGAGGCACGGCCCCATCAGGAGGAGGCACGGCCCCATCAGGAGGAGGCACGGCCCCATCAGGAGGAGGCACGGCCCCATCAGGAGGAGGCACGGCGCCATCAGGAGGAGGCACGGCGCCATCAGCAGGAGGCACGGCCCCATCAGCAGGAGGCACGGCGCCATCAGCAGGCGGCACGGCCCCATCAGCAGGAGGCCCGGCGCCATCAGCAGGAGGCCCGGCGCCATCAGCAGGAGGCACGGCGCCATCAGCAGGAGGCCCGGCGCCATCAGCAGGAGGCACGGCGCCATCAGGAGGAGGCACGGCGCCATCAGCAGGAGGCACGGCGCCATCAGCAGGAGGCACGGCCCCATCAGCAGGAGGCACGGCGCCATCAGCAGGAGGCGTCACAATGGTGTCCGGTGGGGGACCAGCTCTGATGTCATCAGGAGGCGTCGCAATGGTGTCCGGTGGGGGACCAGCTCTGATGTCATCAGGAGGCGTCGCAATGGTGTCCGGTGGGGGACCAGCTCTGATGTCATCAGGAGGCGTCGCGATGGTGTCCGGTGGGGGACCAGCTCTGATGTCATCAGGAGGTGCTGCGATGGTGTCAGGCGGGGGAACAGCCATGGAGGAAGGTACAGCCACGGTGTCATCGGGAGGTGGCACTGTGTCCGGCGGAGGTTCCATGATGATGTCATCGGGCGGGGGCATGACCGCGTCCGGTAGCAGCTTGTCTTCCACCAGCGTGTTGACCAGCTCCACCATGGAAGGTAAACATAGAGATATAATAACTAGACCAGCTCCACCATGGAAGGTAAACATAGAGATATAA
- the LOC127924102 gene encoding loricrin-like isoform X13, translating into MVSGRGPAMMSSGSPAMVSGGGSATAPSGGATAPSGGGTVPSGGGTAPSGGGTAPSGGGTAPSGGGTAPSGGGTAPSGGGTAPSGGGTAPSGGGTAPSGGGTAPSGGGTAPSGGGTAPSGGGTAPSGGGTAPSGGGTAPSGGGTAPSGGGTAPSGGGTAPSGGGTAPSGGGTAPSGGGTAPSGGGTAPSGGGTAPSGGGTAPSAGGTAPSAGGTAPSAGGTAPSAGGPAPSAGGPAPSAGGTAPSAGGPAPSAGGTAPSGGGTAPSAGGTAPSAGGTAPSAGGTAPSAGGVTMVSGGGPALMSSGGVAMVSGGGPALMSSGGVAMVSGGGPALMSSGGVAMVSGGGPALMSSGGAAMVSGGGTAMEEGTATVSSGGGTVSGGGSMMMSSGGGMTASGSSLSSTSVLTSSTMEGKHRDIITRPAPPWKVNIEI; encoded by the exons ATGGTGTCCGGCAGGGGACCAGCCATGATGTCATCAGGAAGCCCCGCAATGGTGTCTGGCGGCGGATCAGCCACGGCGCCATCAGGAGGAgc CACGGCGCCATCAGGAGGAGGCACGGT GCCATCAGGAGGAGGCACGGCGCCATCAGGAGGAGGCACGGCGCCATCAGGAGGAG GCACGGCCCCATCAGGAGGAGGCACGGCGCCATCAGGAGGAG GCACGGCCCCATCAGGAGGAGGCACGGCCCCATCAGGAGGAGGCACGGCCCCATCAGGAGGAGGCACGGCGCCATCAGGAGGAG GCACGGCCCCATCAGGAGGAGGCACGGCCCCATCAGGAGGAGGCACGGCCCCATCAGGAGGAGGCACGGCCCCATCAGGAGGAGGCACGGCCCCATCAGGAGGAGGCACGGCCCCATCAGGAGGAGGCACGGCCCCATCAGGAGGAGGCACGGCCCCATCAGGAGGAG GCACGGCGCCATCAGGAGGAGGCACGGCCCCATCAGGAGGAGGCACGGCCCCATCAGGAGGAGGCACGGCCCCATCAGGAGGAGGCACGGCCCCATCAGGAGGAGGCACGGCGCCATCAGGAGGAGGCACGGCGCCATCAGCAGGAGGCACGGCCCCATCAGCAGGAGGCACGGCGCCATCAGCAGGCGGCACGGCCCCATCAGCAGGAGGCCCGGCGCCATCAGCAGGAGGCCCGGCGCCATCAGCAGGAGGCACGGCGCCATCAGCAGGAGGCCCGGCGCCATCAGCAGGAGGCACGGCGCCATCAGGAGGAGGCACGGCGCCATCAGCAGGAGGCACGGCGCCATCAGCAGGAGGCACGGCCCCATCAGCAGGAGGCACGGCGCCATCAGCAGGAGGCGTCACAATGGTGTCCGGTGGGGGACCAGCTCTGATGTCATCAGGAGGCGTCGCAATGGTGTCCGGTGGGGGACCAGCTCTGATGTCATCAGGAGGCGTCGCAATGGTGTCCGGTGGGGGACCAGCTCTGATGTCATCAGGAGGCGTCGCGATGGTGTCCGGTGGGGGACCAGCTCTGATGTCATCAGGAGGTGCTGCGATGGTGTCAGGCGGGGGAACAGCCATGGAGGAAGGTACAGCCACGGTGTCATCGGGAGGTGGCACTGTGTCCGGCGGAGGTTCCATGATGATGTCATCGGGCGGGGGCATGACCGCGTCCGGTAGCAGCTTGTCTTCCACCAGCGTGTTGACCAGCTCCACCATGGAAGGTAAACATAGAGATATAATAACTAGACCAGCTCCACCATGGAAGGTAAACATAGAGATATAA
- the LOC127924102 gene encoding uncharacterized protein C2orf16-like isoform X17, with the protein MVSGRGPAMMSSGSPAMVSGGGSATAPSGGATAPSGGGTAPSGGGTAIRRRHGAIRRRHGAIRRRHGAIRRRHGPIRRRHGPIRRRHGAIRRRHGAIRRRHGPIRRRHGPIRRRHGPIRRRHGPIRRRHGPIRRRHGPIRRRHGPIRRRHGPIRRRHGAIRRRHGPIRRRHGPIRRRHGPIRRRHGPIRRRHGAIRRRHGAISRRHGPISRRHGAISRRHGPISRRPGAISRRPGAISRRHGAISRRPGAISRRHGAIRRRHGAISRRHGAISRRHGPISRRHGAISRRRHNGVRWGTSSDVIRRRRNGVRWGTSSDVIRRRRNGVRWGTSSDVIRRRRDGVRWGTSSDVIRRCCDGVRRGNSHGGRYSHGVIGRWHCVRRRFHDDVIGRGHDRVR; encoded by the exons ATGGTGTCCGGCAGGGGACCAGCCATGATGTCATCAGGAAGCCCCGCAATGGTGTCTGGCGGCGGATCAGCCACGGCGCCATCAGGAGGAgc CACGGCGCCATCAGGAGGAGGCACGGCGCCATCAGGAGGAGGCACCGCCATCAGGAGGAGGCACGGCGCCATCAGGAGGAGGCACGGCGCCATCAGGAGGAGGCACGGCGCCATCAGGAGGAGGCACGGCCCCATCAGGAGGAGGCACGGCCCCATCAGGAGGAGGCACGGCGCCATCAGGAGGAGGCACGGCGCCATCAGGAGGAG GCACGGCCCCATCAGGAGGAGGCACGGCCCCATCAGGAGGAGGCACGGCCCCATCAGGAGGAGGCACGGCCCCATCAGGAGGAGGCACGGCCCCATCAGGAGGAGGCACGGCCCCATCAGGAGGAGGCACGGCCCCATCAGGAGGAGGCACGGCCCCATCAGGAGGAG GCACGGCGCCATCAGGAGGAGGCACGGCCCCATCAGGAGGAGGCACGGCCCCATCAGGAGGAGGCACGGCCCCATCAGGAGGAGGCACGGCCCCATCAGGAGGAGGCACGGCGCCATCAGGAGGAGGCACGGCGCCATCAGCAGGAGGCACGGCCCCATCAGCAGGAGGCACGGCGCCATCAGCAGGCGGCACGGCCCCATCAGCAGGAGGCCCGGCGCCATCAGCAGGAGGCCCGGCGCCATCAGCAGGAGGCACGGCGCCATCAGCAGGAGGCCCGGCGCCATCAGCAGGAGGCACGGCGCCATCAGGAGGAGGCACGGCGCCATCAGCAGGAGGCACGGCGCCATCAGCAGGAGGCACGGCCCCATCAGCAGGAGGCACGGCGCCATCAGCAGGAGGCGTCACAATGGTGTCCGGTGGGGGACCAGCTCTGATGTCATCAGGAGGCGTCGCAATGGTGTCCGGTGGGGGACCAGCTCTGATGTCATCAGGAGGCGTCGCAATGGTGTCCGGTGGGGGACCAGCTCTGATGTCATCAGGAGGCGTCGCGATGGTGTCCGGTGGGGGACCAGCTCTGATGTCATCAGGAGGTGCTGCGATGGTGTCAGGCGGGGGAACAGCCATGGAGGAAGGTACAGCCACGGTGTCATCGGGAGGTGGCACTGTGTCCGGCGGAGGTTCCATGATGATGTCATCGGGCGGGGGCATGACCGCGTCCGGTAG